GGTTCCGGCCAGCGACGTCTCCGAGGTCCTGATGGGCTGCGTGCTGCCGGCCAACCTCGGCCAGGCGCCGGCCCGCCAGGCCGCCATCGCCGCGGGCATCCCGCTGTCGGCCGGTGCCACCACGCTGAACAAGGTGTGCGGCTCGGGCATGAAGACCATCATGCTCGGCCATGACCTGATCAAGGCCGGTTCGGCCACGGTCGTGGTCGCCGGCGGCATGGAATCGATGTCCAACGCCCCGCACATGCTGCCCAATTCGCGCACCGGCAACCGCTTCGGCAACTTCCAGGCGGTGGACCACATGGCCCACGACGGCCTGGTCAACGCCTACGACGGCAAGGCCATGGGCGAGTTCGCCGAATGCGCGGTGGACAAGTACCAGTTCACCCGCGAGGAGCAGGACGCCTACGCCATCGAATCGGTGCGCCGTGCCCAGGCCGCGCAGGCCAATGGCGCATTCGCCGACGAGATCGTCGCGGTGAAGGTCGCCACCCGCAAGGGTGAGGTCGAGTTCGCCACCGACGAGCAGCCGGGCCGTTCGGACATCGCCAAGATCCCGACCCTGCGCCCCGCATTCAAGAAGGACGGCAGCGTCACCGCCGCCAGCTCGTCCAGCATTTCCGACGGCGCCGCTGCCGTGGTCCTGCTGACCGAGGATGACGCCACCGCGCGCGGCATCACCCCGCTGGCGCGCATCGTCGGCCATGCCACCCATTCGCAGGAACCGGAGTGGTTCACCACCGCCCCGATCGGCGCGATCCACAGCCTGCTGCAGAAGACCGGCTGGACGCTGGACCAGGTGGACCTGTTCGAGATCAACGAAGCCTTCGCCGTCGTCGCCATGGCGCCGATGCGTGAACTGGGCATCCCGCATGCGAAGATCAACGTGAATGGCGGTGCCTGCGCGCTGGGCCATCCGATCGGTGCGTCCGGTGCGCGTCTGGTGGTAACCCTGGTCAACGCCTTGCGCACGCACGGCGGCAAGCGCGGCATTGCCACGCTGTGCATCGGTGGTGGCGAAGCAACGGCCATCGCCATCGAATTGATCTAAAAGGGATTAACGCTGATTTCGCAAAAATGAATGCGGGATCGCTTGACAGCCAAACGTGGCTTGTCATCATGTTGTCGGCGCGCAGTTGCGCGTTGCCTAATTCAACGACGAGGATTCACACAATGAGCATCAACAAGCTGCTGGTCGCTATGTCCCTGGCCCTGGCCCTGGCCGCCTGCTCGAAGCAGGAAGCTGCCCAGGACGCCGCTGCTTCGGCCAACGAAGCCGCCACCGAAGCCCAGGCTGCTGCCGACCAGGCCGCCGCTGCTGGCGCCCAGACCGCCGACGCTGCCCAGCAGGCTGCTGACACCGCCGCCACCGCTGCCGACGCTGCGACCGACGCTGCTGCCCAGACCGGCGCTGCTGCTACCGACGCTGCTGCTGAACAGGCCAAGGACGCTGCCAAGGCTGCCGAAGGCACCGCCGAGCAGGCCAAGGACGCCGCTGAAGAAGCCAAGAAGTAATAACTTCTTTCTTCACGCTGTTCTGGAAAAGCCGCTGGTTCGCCAGCGGCTTTTTCTTTGCCTGAAGGGCGCCGCCGCACCACCACCGGGCCTTCACGAC
This genomic stretch from Stenotrophomonas sp. SAU14A_NAIMI4_5 harbors:
- a CDS encoding thiolase family protein, producing the protein MSNIVIAAAKRTAIGSFLGQFNGVPTPTLGAAAIAAALEQSGVPASDVSEVLMGCVLPANLGQAPARQAAIAAGIPLSAGATTLNKVCGSGMKTIMLGHDLIKAGSATVVVAGGMESMSNAPHMLPNSRTGNRFGNFQAVDHMAHDGLVNAYDGKAMGEFAECAVDKYQFTREEQDAYAIESVRRAQAAQANGAFADEIVAVKVATRKGEVEFATDEQPGRSDIAKIPTLRPAFKKDGSVTAASSSSISDGAAAVVLLTEDDATARGITPLARIVGHATHSQEPEWFTTAPIGAIHSLLQKTGWTLDQVDLFEINEAFAVVAMAPMRELGIPHAKINVNGGACALGHPIGASGARLVVTLVNALRTHGGKRGIATLCIGGGEATAIAIELI